The genomic DNA TTATGTCATTACAGCTCGTAAGGTTTGGAGTGAGTTGAGAGAACGTTTTTCTGGATTAAGTGGACATAGTGTTTTTCAGGTTTTGAAGGATATTCATAGCCTAGAACAAGGAAATAGGTCTGTTGAAGTCTATTTTCACAAATTTAAAGGCTTATGGGATGAGTATTATGTTCTAGAACCTAAGGTAGACTGTGTATGTGGTGCTCACAAGGTTCAAATTGAACCAGATCAGAAAAGAAAGTTGCTCCAATTTCTCATGGGATTACATGACAGCAACTCTACAATTCGTGGTCAAATCTTAATGATGACACCTATGCCCACTGTTTCTCAAGCTTATGCTTATGTTAAACAAGATGAGAGGACAAGGCAAGGATTTCAAAGTCCTGTTCAAAACTTGAGTCCATTTGCTAATGCCTTGGTAGCAAATTCTACTGCA from Apium graveolens cultivar Ventura chromosome 5, ASM990537v1, whole genome shotgun sequence includes the following:
- the LOC141661198 gene encoding uncharacterized protein LOC141661198, with product MQITLNARNKFVLVNGTYPKPAKSSPLFAQWERVNDLVITWILNLVADDISDGLNYVITARKVWSELRERFSGLSGHSVFQVLKDIHSLEQGNRSVEVYFHKFKGLWDEYYVLEPKVDCVCGAHKVQIEPDQKRKLLQFLMGLHDSNSTIRGQILMMTPMPTVSQAYAYVKQDERTRQGFQSPVQNLSPFANALVANSTADASGSSVVFKKTSIKPVLKCSHCNYNGHTK